The Sus scrofa isolate TJ Tabasco breed Duroc chromosome 6, Sscrofa11.1, whole genome shotgun sequence region tagctgcaggcctacaccacagccacagcaatgggggattcgagccgcgtctgcgacccacaccacagctcacggcaacaccggatccttaactcactgagcgaggccatatCACCCTGTTTTCACACTCACTGTCACCCTGCACCTGCTcactagcccccccccccccctgcctcTGGGACAAGACCCCAGCCCTTCAGTCTGGTGTTCAGGGCTTGACCTGGTCTGGGGCTGCCTATTAAGCCTTTTGCCAAAACCAGGCCTATTTTTGTTCCCTGACAGCTTCCATGACTTGCCCCTCCTCCTTGTCCCCACACACGTGTCCCCCAGATTAGAAACTGTTCACCATCTTTTGTATCCAGGAAGTCATCTGCTCCATCAGGCTGAGCTGAGGTGTCACCACCTCCTCTGGAAGACTTTGCAATGTCCTGGTCAACTCTGGGCTTAGGCCACCCCCCATATTGGGGCTCCCACCAGCCTGGGagcccctggagggcagggcccagACCTTACATATCCGTGTCCCCCGCCTCACCCAGCACAGCGCCTGGCCCTCAGGAGACCTCACAAGATATATATGGGtcttttgggggggctgcacctgatgcatatggaggcttccaggctaggggctgaatcagagcttcagctgccggcctacaccacagccacagcaatgctgaatctgagctgcatctgtgacctacaccacagctcatggctatgcgggatccttaacccactgagcgaagccagggatggaacctgtgtcctcatggaaaccagtggggttccttaaccactgagccacgaccagaactcggCAAGATATATTTCAAAAGGGCCTGAATGAACCCCAAGCTGGGGCCACACTTGGCTGCCCAACACACCCTTAGCCCACCCTCTGCCTTATCACTACCCGGGAACCAGCCTGGTCCTGTCGAGCCAAGACCCCGGGCAAGACAGACTTACACAGAAAGTCCACACGCAGGGTGACGGGTGGGGGAGCTCCAGGAGACTATGGGAGCCAGGctagggggcagggtggggtgctGGTGGAGCCTGGGTTTTCAGGGGGGACTACCTGGGGAAAAGGCCAGTGAACTAAGGCTAAACTTCATTTCTGGAGCTTTTCCTGGCGGGGGCAGGCTACAATCCGAGTTTCTCCACTTACCTCCCCACCCAAGCCCTTCTGGTCTCTGAGCTGGTTTGTCCATAACGCTTCGcgcagaccccacccccaccgcggTGCCAATGGCATTATATCCCAACATGCAAGCAGAGCTGTCCCCAACAGGACTAGAAGGACGGTGGACGCCCAGAGACGATGCCCGTGTCTCTGATGCCCGGGGCATCAGCAAGCGGCAAGGGACCACTTACCCCCCGATTTTGCAGTCGCCGACCCCGCCCACCCAGGCCCGGATGAATGATGGGTCAGCCAGGAGGGAGACAGGGCTCAAGGCCTCTCCAGGGAAGTAGGCGCCCACCGGGCAGAGGATGACGTACAGGAGGGCGTGCGTGGGGCTGCCCACTCCAAGGGAGGGCTGCGAAGGGCAGAAGCAGGCATCAGGGACCCAGGAGTCCaacgcccccccaaaaaaaacccttggcgcccccaccccacccccagccctgggagccGGCCCACCTCGTTCCCGATGAGCACCGGCCGCACGTAAAGGCTGGTGCCGGCACTGTCAGGAACCCAGTCCCGGTCCACCTCCACCAGCCGGCGGATGCACTCCAGCAACTCGACCTTGTCGAAACTCTGAGGGTGCCGGTGTGTCagggccccacccctgccacccgcCACCCCGCAGCCCCTGGGCCCGGCCTGCGCCCTCCTCCCCCGGGCCCCTCACCGGCAGGCAGAGGCGCAGGGCCGAGCGCAGCATGCGGTCCATGTTGAGCCAAGGTCGGAAGAGGCGCACGCGCTGGTCCCCGCCTTTGTACGCCTTCAGGCCCTCAAAGAGCTGCGGGGACAGGCGGCCGGTCAGAGCTCGGGGACCAGCTCGGCCagccaggcagaggcagaggcagagacagaggctGGTACGCAGAGATACAGGCACAGCCAAGCGCCAGGATGGGCAACTGGGCACGGGGCGGGGGACAAACTCGCTGAGCccggagaggaggagaaagaaagggaacatGCGATCCCGAGAGACCAAGAGATTGAGTTGAGACAGCAGAAGCGACAGACCCAGAGACGGGGCAGGGCGGGCCGCTTCCACATTCCTAGGACTATTTCTCAGGAAGGAAGACCGGTTTTCAAAGAGCCCTTGTGCCTTGGTTTAGAAGATACTGAAAGAGCTGAGGCTGAAAGAATTAGGGTGTCCGGGATTTATTTGCTTCCAAACGCTGCAGAAAGGGGAGAGTTAGTGGAAGTCCAGATCCAAGAAGGCTGTGAACAACCAGTGCTAACTGGTGAAGCCTGGCAGGGgcgtgtggggggcggggggggggtattattattcttttatgtttGAAATGTCTCAACATAAATACTTTTCAAtgcaaagacaaaacagaaacaaaaaaccagacaTTGCTCCCCACCCATGCCCTCTTGCTATCAAGAGAAAGCCCAGATCCTCCGCTTGGCCTTCCAGGTGCCACGAGATCGGGCCTCGCTCACCCCCAGCCTCCTATACTGACACGCACGAGGTCTATGGAGCCTCCATTGCCGCCACCAGCACCATAGGGTAGGTAGGGTTGGGGACAGACAACTCAGGACACACTGACCCTTGCCCCATGGTTTCATGTTGCTTCTTTCGGGTCTGCTTCACTATAGACTGAAAGTGCCAGGGGCAGGGACCACAGCTGATATATCACTAGAGAATCCCCTGGTGTCCTATACCCAGGACAGTGTGTGACACCGAATAggtttttgttgaatgaatacatggaCGAATGAAGgatgcaaaagaaacaaaaatagaacattttggggggaaaaaatgaaaaaacaggagttcccgttgtggtacaggggaaatgaatgtgactagtatccatgaggatgtgggtttgattcctggcctcacccagtgggttaaggatctgccgttgccttgaactgtggtgtgggtcacagatgcagctcagacctggtgttgctgtggctatggtggaatcaggccggcagcagcagctctgattcaacccctagcctgggaacttcatatgtcacaggtgtggcccttaaaaaaaaaaaaaaaaaaaaaaaaaaaagcaagggcaaGAGGTAAGAGTAGGAAGGAGCCTTatcaaatattcaaagagattatAAACCTACAACCTTAAAATAAAgtgacacagggagttccctttgtggctcagcagttaacaaaaccagctaggatccctgaggatgcaggttcgatccctagcctggctcagaaggttaaggatctggtgttgccgtgagctgtggtgtaggccgcagacccAGGTTGGATGTCACAtggctacggctgtggtgtaggccggcagctgtagctctgattcgacctccatatgccacgggtgtggccctaaaaagcaaaaaaaatcccaaagtgaCATTGACATGTGAAATGACAGACCGAACAAAGACAGAGACTAGGAAGTGGATTACAGTATTATGGAATCACTTTACTGACTACCTgaaagtaaatcaactatatttcaataaaaaaattttttggtcttttttaggccacacccatagcatatgtaggttcccagactaggggtcgaatcagagctacagctgccgtcctacaccacagccacagcaacttgggatccaagccacacctgcgacctataccacagctcacggcaacccagatccttaagtcactgagcgaggccagggactgaacccacatcctcgtggatgctatttgggttcattaactgctgagccacgctggaaactccccaaaaatcttaaaaacatgatTTAGTTAAATTGTGCTGGGACAGCCAAATATCcatgtctggggtggggggaattagATCCCTATCTCATACCTCACACCAAGAAAAATTCCAGgtaaagttcccatcatggttcagtggttaacaaatccaactaggaaccatgaggttgcgtgttcgatccctggccttgctcagtgggttaaggatccggtgttgtcgtgagctatggtgtaggttgcagatgtggcctggatcctgtgttgctgtggctttggcgtaggccggtggctacagctccaactgtactcctagcctgggaacctccatatgcctcgagagaggcccaagaaatggcaaaaagacaaaaaaagaaaaagaaaaagaaaaattccaggtgggttaaagtttgagaagagaaaaaaaatttaaaccataaaAGCTATAGATGAAAACACCAGatgactgtttttttgtttgtttgtttgtttgtttctttttaccatttcttgggctgctcccacggcatatggatgttcccaggctaggggtcgaatcggagctgtagccaccggccaacacccgagccacagcaacgtgggatccaagccacagctcacggcaacactggatccttaacccactgagtgaggccagggatcgaacctgcaacctcatggtttctagtcagattcattaaccactgtgccacgacgggaactccccagatgacCATTTTAGATCTTGAATTGGGGATGGTGTTCTGAATATGACGAGtcacagaaaccaaaaagaaaagattgatacATTTGactgcataaaaataaaacaaactgggGACTTACAACTCCTATTATAAATggtttatcttggagttccctggtggcctggtggttaaggatttggtgttgtcactgctatggcttggattcaatccctggcctaggaacatctgtatgccatgggtatagccatataaaatttaaaaataaaaatacgtaAAACCACTCAGGAGGTTGGAAGGGATCTGAAAGTTTGACAAAGGTCAAGCAGGCCATGGGGAAACCGGCTTGGCCGGTAAGTGTGGCAACTGACACTTCTGTAGAGGTGGATATGGCTCAGTGTCTGTCACAATTACAGGCACACATACCCTTTGATCCAACAATTGCAGAAATGGAGAGAGATACACTCGCAGTTAAGGGAAGCAATGCATTTACTAGTTTATTGCAACACTGCTTATAGCAGCACAAGACTGGAAACGACCTGGGTGTCCAACAATAGGGGATTGCCTTTGTGAggatggaatattacacagcagcaaaaagaaggaaaaagctcTTCATGGGCTGCTCAAGAATCTCTGGGCTACatgaaaagaaggaagcaagGTGCTCAACAGTGAGAGTCATggacactgacttttttttttttttggccgtgccagtggcatgtggaaattctgggccagggatcaaacccacgccatggcagtgactcaagccaccgCAGTGTCAACAAGGATCCTTGACcgagcctggaacctccataggtggtgggtgcggccctgaaaaaaagacaaaagcaaacacaaGGGAAGTGCCTGTATGCTGACTTTTGAGGGGGAATAATGGAGTGAAAAGATCATACACGCCGTGTAGACACCCAGAAAGCAGAGCTCTGGAAGGACATGGGGGCTGGCAccgggatgggggtggaggaggtATATTCATtccctctttgtattttttttttttttttttggtctttttgtctttttagggccgcaccagtagcaaatggaggctcccaggctaggggtctaattggagctacagccggtggcctacgccaccgccacagcaacacaggatctgagccacttcttcgacctacgccacagctcatggcaacaccagatctttgatccactgagcgaggccagggatcgaacctgcaaccccatggttcctagtcgggttcctttccactgcaccacgacgggaactgccagGACCTTCTTCAAACCCCTTCATCTGCACTCCCTTGACTAAAGAACAAGTGCTGGGTCCCCTGGCGTGTTGGGCTGGAAGGAGAGGCAAATACAAGACGGCCTCCAAAGACCACCTTCggtggggggtgtggggtgggaggtgggggtcagGAAACCTCTGGACACATCCTGACTGTCCGTCCTAACTACCTGCTCCCCGAACTGGGCCGCCTCTGCACAGAACCCATCAAGTCCAATGTCCAGAGTATGTAGGAAGAAAAACCACCAAAATTccgaaagcaaaaggaaagaaaacaagaaacaccTGCCTAATGTCACAGAACCATGTCCCCGGGGACAAAAATGACCCACACGGCAAACCAGCTATTAGAACTGCGAAAGGGTTCGTTCCAATTTTGTCACAACTGAAGCGTCCCTGGAAAGGCTGTGCTCTTGGCCGCAGCTCAGAGTAGTAAACCACAGGCCTTCCGGTCCTCTGTCCTCACAGGCTGCTCGCCAAGTCCCGCCAAGCCACCTGTGTCCCCATGTGAAGCATCTGAGCACCAGCCTCGGCCCTCCCTGTCCTTCCCCAGGCCCAGCCTGCCAATCCCTCAGGTCCCCAAATCTCTCTGCACCCCCATCCCAgctctagccacagccacacggccTGAGAGTGGTTTTACTTGacccagccctggctctgctccaGGGCTGCCCAGTACCCTGGACAAGGtcccagcccctcagcccctcTGCGGCCCTGGTGACATCCTCAGCCTTCCCTACCACGCTCCTACCTGCACTCCCCCTGAATATACTGGGCTCTTCTCTGTATTACGGACTGGCTGTCCTGTCTCCCTCTAATAGCCCAAGCTCCCCTCTTTGCCAGGAGAGACCCCTGGCACTTTCCGTCAAACTAGAGGTCCATGGGGTCCCTCTTCTGGCCTCATGCGGTGCATCAGCTGCTTCTATCGGCTCCCCTTGGACTGTCACCAGGCGTGGGCTTTCCAAACGAAGGAACGGGGGCTGCTCATCTTGGGGTATGCAGCGTCACCCAGCATGGAGCCCTCAGAATGTGGATGAGGAGCGCAGGGAAGTGAAAAACACCCAGAAAGCAAACCCAGGCAGGGAGTGCCAGCAAGAAACCCAGCAAGGGGGCAGAGAGgcggagggaggctgggagggagggcagccGCCCTGCCACCTGTAGGGAGTAGTGGAGAGCCGAGCAGGCTGGGTGCAGCGTGAGGTTCTGGAAGGGCTGGATTCGGGGCCGGCCCCAGCCCTTCTCCATGTTCCATTCCACCATCAGCATGTGGTCTGTGAATGTCTTCCCAAACAGGAGGCACTCGCTGGGGTCAGGCTTCTTATGAGGCTCCCGTGTCATTTCCAGCTGCAGGTCGGCAGCCTGAGAAAAGACAGGGATCCTGGAATCTGATCACAACCTCTGATCTGAAAAACTACAACTCCCATGAGCCCCTGAGGCTACGaccaggagagaagaggggatCTGCAGCCCCAGAGGCTTCTGGGACATGCAGTTTCATCTCCTTCCCACAGCCTGACGGCAGGAAAATGGGCTACCCCCTTGCCTGCCTTCTTCTCCTTTGGGCCTCAGACCTTTCGCAGATGCCCAaatccagcccccagccctctcctcccTTAGACCAAGTGGTCCAGACCCCCAGCCCCTCTTCCGTGAGATCCAAAAGTATAGTCCCCTCCCATCACCTTGAAGCTGGATGAGGCATATCTTCGGGGACCACACAGAAGCCAAGGAACAGGGAGAAATTTTCGGGCCCAAATCTGGGGGTGGGGATAGAAGTAAAAAAGCTGGTGAAGCCAGGAGTGGGAACAGGGGGCCCTGGCACCACCTTTGCTACGTCCTGCACTCGGGAGGGTCATCTGATGCTTTGTCTCGGGCCCAGTGCATTCAAAACAAGGCATTCGGCCCTGACGACGTCCCTTCCCCCGTCCTGATCACCAAGTAACAGGAGGAGATCCCAAAGGAATCCaagtccccacccccccaccctccacccgcCCCCTTCCCTAGAAGGAGCTGAATcaactcccaccccctcctccacacTGGGGCAAAGTCAAACACAGGCGCCTCCTATCCCAGGGAACTTTGGCCTCAGCCCTGAGACCAGCTCAGACAGAAGACCATGGGGAAGGCGCACAGGTAAGTGAAGGCCTCCTGGGGCACCCAAATCCTGAGAGGAGTTAGAAAAGTGAGGGGCCTATAGGTCATGCTCCCTCGGACCCAGGagtctcgctctctctctttttttttttttttttttttttcgttttttacggccatacccacggcaaatggaggttcccaggctaggggtcgaattggaactacagctgctggcctacacctcagccacagccacaaaggatccaaaccacatccgTGCCCTGCCCCACCATGCACCgccatgccagacccttaacccactaagcgaggccagggatcgaacctgtgtcttcatggatactagttgggtttgctactgctgagccacagagggaaccccaGACCCATGAGTTTAGACCCTCACCCCTTCTTCCCTGAGACCCAGGACTtggacccccagcccctcctccctcagacccaggatTCCAAGTGCTAAGTCTTTTAGGGTATTAGATCAGCTGGGCTCAGTTTACCTGAGGCCCCAAACCCGCAGATTGGACACCAGTGATTCTAATTCCCTTCAGATCCCAGGACTGAGGGACAGTCACATGGACCTAGAGGCCATTCTAGTCATCAAGGGGCACTGCTCAGATGAACACGTCTGTTGTGGTCCTGCCCGAGGCCAGCAGGGGAGAGCAGGTCTGGCTGCATCCAGGAGACTGACCTCTCCCCAGTAGTCTTTGACCTCACGATGCCTCTTTCTCCAGCCTGGTGGGAAGGCAGCTGTGTCACAAGGTTTGAGGACACGGAACAGCCTAGCCTGCTCCTGCCCTGTGAGCTGGGGAAACGGAGGACGGACGTGAACGGCAGAAGTCACTGGTCAGTAGGTGAGTCATGGGGAGCGGGGGGTGCAGGGGTGCACTGTCCTAAAATCTAAGCCGTGAAGTCTGTGGAGTGGTGCCAGATGGTGTGGGGCCTGAAGGCTTCTGGGATGATCAGTGTGGGTGTGGGTGCCAGGCATGGCCTCTAGGTGGCGATGTGTAGCCTGCCCCAGCCTGTGGTCAAGCTGCTGCCCAGGAGGGGACAGGACACCCACCGTAGGAAGAAAATACAGACACGCAGGGTGGAGACAGCCAGCATGTGGGCAGGAAAGCAGCcctcagaatggaagaaaaaaaaatagggaagagcaagaataagaaaaagatagaggagtttttgttgtggctcagaggaaacgaacctgactagtatccatgaggatgcgggttcgatccctggccttgcacagtggggtaaggacccggcgttgctgtggctgtggtgtaggccggcagctgcacctctgatttgacccctagcctgggaacttccatatgccacaggtgtggccctaaaagaaaagaaaagaaagtatggaAGTCAAGATAAAGAGAAGccaggagagagagaacagggaaAAGGGGAGAAACAGACAAAGACCAGACTTGCGATGACAGCACAAATGCAAAAGAAGGAGACCGAGGGAAATGAGGAAAGATGGGGAGAGATGGAGCGATGCCAGCACCTGGAGGGAAACAGTCCCAGGGAGGCTTAGAGACTGAGATATCCAGGAGAAGCCGGGAGGAGAGGCAAGACCGCACACCCACAAGGCAGAGAGGAAAGCGCCAGGCACTGTTTTCAGATTATAAGCCTGCACTGGCCACAGAGACCCTGCCCCCTGGAAGAAGCGACCTTGTTCCTCCAGGAGCAAGGGTCTCACCTCAGCTCGgaggtcatgaacctgactagtatccatgaggatgcaggttataATCCACCCCCTGATACCCCAAACCCTGGGGGATGGGGCCCAGAGGAGATCTCCGATGGTAAACGGGCTTTGGGGACAAAGAGTGTACAAGGATTGGGGCTgaattaagaaaagagaaatggttggtggagttcccgtcgtggtacagtggttggtgaatccgactgggaaccatgaggttgcaggttcgatccctggccttgctccgtgggttaagggttcggtgttgccatgagctgtggtgtaggttgcagacgtgtcttggatcccgcattgctgtggctgtggtgtaggccagtgactacagctccgattcgacccctagcctgggaatctccatatgccacagaagcggccccagaaaaggcaaaaagacaaaaaaagaaaagaaaagagaaatggctgggggagggggtggataTGCACAGGGCAGGACTCCAACATGCTGGAGCCTTCTTGTTAAAGCTCAGGACTGTCCTAACGTGGCCCAGGAAGGTCACCATTAAAGCCAAGGATTGTCTCTATCATAGCTTAGCTGTCCTTCACACTTCGGGACTGACCCCATTTTACAGCCCGGGAAAGGTCTCTATCATGAGCAGGGCTGTCCTTGTCCCAGCAAGGGACCATCTGGACCATAACCCGCACATGACCCAGTCAAAGCCCAGGACTGATCCCCATGACATGCAGAACTGACCCACCATAGCCGAGGTCTCACAAGAAACCAGGACTGTCCTATGACAGCCCAAGATTCTCCGCATCATCACCCAGACTGTCCCCATCGCTGCCCGGAACTGTCCCACCACAGCCCAGCAGTGTCACCATCAAAGCCTAGCCCGCCTCGGTGGCAGTCCGAGCCTGTCTCAGTCACTCTGAGAAAGTAAAAGTCTGCCCTGCTCTCCATCAGGCTGGGATAAGAGTCCCAGATAAAGTCAACTACAAAGTTAACAGAAACCACTTTTCCCACCGTCAGGCTGCAGCTGTCAAGGGTTgtaaagacaccccccccacacacacacaccaagttATTAGTATTGTATCCTTGTTTTCTAAAACCACGGACCGAAGCTCTGCTTGTTGCCATCCTGTCCGTAAGAACGGAGGGTCCCCTTCTCGCCTGGACGATCTCAGTCACTGACAGGGAGATGCTGCCTCggtcccccaccaccacccccgggTGGAGAGTTCCAGATGAGAGGTTTCAGGGACACATGAGACATCTATCTTTAGTTCCAAGAAAACAGGGCGCTGGATCCAATTCCCATGAGTGACCTGAGACTGAACCCTATGCCTTCCTCCTACCTCTACCCCTAGGGGTCCGAGGTCCTGGGCGTCTTAGCCCGGCTCCCCCACCGGCTGCCTATTCCCTCCTAACCCATCCCGCCACCCCAGCCCCACGGCTCTCTCCTTATAGGCTCCTCCTCCACGTTCCCCTCCGTGTGGCTCCCATCTGGGTCCCCTTCCCAACGTTgacctctctccccctccccgcctggAAGGCCTTGTGCTGCTTTCTCCggggcctcctcctcctcggcgCCCCGCGGCGGAACCCGAGTGCGGGAGGAGCGGGTGCCACGCCGGAGAGGCCACGGGCGAGGGGTCCACCCGAAGTGCGCCTCCCCGCAGGGTCTCCCACCCGGCCGCGAACCCACCTGCCTCAAGGCGGCTGCAGCCATGGTCCGAGCGGCGGGGATCTGTGCCCGGCCCGGGTGCGGCGGGCGAGAAAGACGTTCCGGCTCCGCCCCGCTCACGCCCCCTCGCGTGGGATGACGGCCAGCCCAGCGCCCTAGGCTGCCCAGGCCTTCCCAGTTATAGGGCGCTGGAGGGGGAACTGGGCCCTGCTGCAGAGCGCATGCGCCGGAACCcgcggggggccgggggggaaccctcctccccgcccccgcgcAAGAGCCAGCGTGCAACGGCTTCCAAACTGCGTTTTAATAGATCCAGAACTGTTCCGGGGCGCTAACAAAGGCCAGCAGCCCGAGATAAGAGAGGGGAAACGCAGGAAGCAGTGATCTTCACGCACCACGATTCTTGGGGAAAAGCAAACCCCGCTCTAAATATCGGTGGGAGCAGAGAGTACGGAAAAACGCGCGGGAAAAGGGAGGGGACTCCGAAGAGGGCGGCAGGTGTGGATGGAGCAGGAGCTTCCCTCTGGATACTCTATTTGAATACAGGTTTTTCTTTGCAACGAGAAGATAACGTGTGCATTCTTTGTAACTTTTAAAGAGAAACACCCACACTGTTCACCTTGCCTCCTACCACCTCTTTTCATCAGTGGTAAAATTTCAATCCCCCACTTCATCAGAGGGCTTCCGTGAGCAGCCCTTAGAATAGGATTTCCTGGTTTATGCCCCTTCGGGAGTGTCTCCCCAGCTTCAGGACCCCCAGAGGCAGAGTTAGACGATTACAGCCCCGCAGGGTCCCTCTAATCGCCAGCTGGTCAAACCCGCATCGGTGTCCCCTACGCCACGCCACGCGGTCACTGTGTCCCCCCGaaccttccaggagttcccccaACTCCTGCATCGGGGTTACTTTGACACCAAAATATTGTTCCTCTTGTGTATTCAAACTCAGTCCCTGGTTCACTGCGTCTCCGTAATTCTACCCTGCGACACTATGCCCCCAAATTCTGTCCCGCAGCCTTAACAGTCACAGGCCCAGGTGGTCAAACCTGAACGCTCTCCAGCAAAGTGTCtccgccttccctccctcctccccagccctcttCCCCCCTCAACCTTGGCTGGAGCCTTAGCGGTGCCGCGCCCAGGCCAGTTGGTGATTgctgcacacacacccccgccGCGGCCAATCCGCAGCAGTGATGCAGCTCCACCTCCCAGCCTGGGGGCCCCCACCTCGAGGAAACTTGGTACCTCCCAGCCGGGGAGTCATGCCACTTAATTTCCTCCTACCTCCCCTTTAGTTTCCCAGTCCTCTAAATTCAGGCATCCAGACACCAGCTCTTCCTTCCTCGGACCCCGGATTTTCAACCCC contains the following coding sequences:
- the BCAT2 gene encoding branched-chain-amino-acid aminotransferase, mitochondrial isoform X2 encodes the protein MAAAALRQLTGQEQARLFRVLKPCDTAAFPPGWRKRHREVKDYWGEIWARKFLPVPWLLCGPRRYASSSFKAADLQLEMTREPHKKPDPSECLLFGKTFTDHMLMVEWNMEKGWGRPRIQPFQNLTLHPACSALHYSLQSFDKVELLECIRRLVEVDRDWVPDSAGTSLYVRPVLIGNEPSLGVGSPTHALLYVILCPVGAYFPGEALSPVSLLADPSFIRAWVGGVGDCKIGGNYGPTVFVQKEAKKKGCEQVLWLYGPDHELTEAGTMNIFVFWTHEDGALELVTPALDGIILPGVVRQSLLDLARTWGEFRVTERKMTMNEFLRALEHGRVREVFGSGTACQVCPVHRILYQGKFLHIPTMENGPELILRFYNELKMIQYGTKAHEWMLQV
- the BCAT2 gene encoding branched-chain-amino-acid aminotransferase, mitochondrial isoform X4 — translated: MAAAALRQLTGQEQARLFRVLKPCDTAAFPPGWRKRHREVKDYWGEIWARKFLPVPWLLCGPRRYASSSFKAADLQLEMTREPHKKPDPSECLLFGKTFTDHMLMVEWNMEKGWGRPRIQPFQNLTLHPACSALHYSLQLFEGLKAYKGGDQRVRLFRPWLNMDRMLRSALRLCLPPSLGVGSPTHALLYVILCPVGAYFPGEALSPVSLLADPSFIRAWVGGVGDCKIGGNYGPTVFVQKEAKKKGCEQVLWLYGPDHELTEAGTMNIFVFWTHEDGALELVTPALDGIILPGVVRQSLLDLARTWGEFRVTERKMTMNEFLRALEHGRVREVFGSGTACQVCPVHRILYQGKFLHIPTMENGPELILRFYNELKMIQYGTKAHEWMLQV
- the BCAT2 gene encoding branched-chain-amino-acid aminotransferase, mitochondrial isoform X1, whose product is MAAAALRQLTGQEQARLFRVLKPCDTAAFPPGWRKRHREVKDYWGEIWARKFLPVPWLLCGPRRYASSSFKAADLQLEMTREPHKKPDPSECLLFGKTFTDHMLMVEWNMEKGWGRPRIQPFQNLTLHPACSALHYSLQLFEGLKAYKGGDQRVRLFRPWLNMDRMLRSALRLCLPSFDKVELLECIRRLVEVDRDWVPDSAGTSLYVRPVLIGNEPSLGVGSPTHALLYVILCPVGAYFPGEALSPVSLLADPSFIRAWVGGVGDCKIGGNYGPTVFVQKEAKKKGCEQVLWLYGPDHELTEAGTMNIFVFWTHEDGALELVTPALDGIILPGVVRQSLLDLARTWGEFRVTERKMTMNEFLRALEHGRVREVFGSGTACQVCPVHRILYQGKFLHIPTMENGPELILRFYNELKMIQYGTKAHEWMLQV
- the BCAT2 gene encoding branched-chain-amino-acid aminotransferase, mitochondrial isoform X6 produces the protein MAAAALRQIWARKFLPVPWLLCGPRRYASSSFKAADLQLEMTREPHKKPDPSECLLFGKTFTDHMLMVEWNMEKGWGRPRIQPFQNLTLHPACSALHYSLQLFEGLKAYKGGDQRVRLFRPWLNMDRMLRSALRLCLPPSLGVGSPTHALLYVILCPVGAYFPGEALSPVSLLADPSFIRAWVGGVGDCKIGGNYGPTVFVQKEAKKKGCEQVLWLYGPDHELTEAGTMNIFVFWTHEDGALELVTPALDGIILPGVVRQSLLDLARTWGEFRVTERKMTMNEFLRALEHGRVREVFGSGTACQVCPVHRILYQGKFLHIPTMENGPELILRFYNELKMIQYGTKAHEWMLQV
- the BCAT2 gene encoding branched-chain-amino-acid aminotransferase, mitochondrial isoform X5, producing the protein MAAAALRQIWARKFLPVPWLLCGPRRYASSSFKAADLQLEMTREPHKKPDPSECLLFGKTFTDHMLMVEWNMEKGWGRPRIQPFQNLTLHPACSALHYSLQSFDKVELLECIRRLVEVDRDWVPDSAGTSLYVRPVLIGNEPSLGVGSPTHALLYVILCPVGAYFPGEALSPVSLLADPSFIRAWVGGVGDCKIGGNYGPTVFVQKEAKKKGCEQVLWLYGPDHELTEAGTMNIFVFWTHEDGALELVTPALDGIILPGVVRQSLLDLARTWGEFRVTERKMTMNEFLRALEHGRVREVFGSGTACQVCPVHRILYQGKFLHIPTMENGPELILRFYNELKMIQYGTKAHEWMLQV
- the BCAT2 gene encoding branched-chain-amino-acid aminotransferase, mitochondrial isoform X3, translated to MAAAALRQIWARKFLPVPWLLCGPRRYASSSFKAADLQLEMTREPHKKPDPSECLLFGKTFTDHMLMVEWNMEKGWGRPRIQPFQNLTLHPACSALHYSLQLFEGLKAYKGGDQRVRLFRPWLNMDRMLRSALRLCLPSFDKVELLECIRRLVEVDRDWVPDSAGTSLYVRPVLIGNEPSLGVGSPTHALLYVILCPVGAYFPGEALSPVSLLADPSFIRAWVGGVGDCKIGGNYGPTVFVQKEAKKKGCEQVLWLYGPDHELTEAGTMNIFVFWTHEDGALELVTPALDGIILPGVVRQSLLDLARTWGEFRVTERKMTMNEFLRALEHGRVREVFGSGTACQVCPVHRILYQGKFLHIPTMENGPELILRFYNELKMIQYGTKAHEWMLQV